A stretch of the Gemmatirosa kalamazoonensis genome encodes the following:
- a CDS encoding Gfo/Idh/MocA family protein has translation MPLNRKVRYGMVGGGPGAFIGGVHRAAAALDGEIELVAGAFSSSAEKSRQQGDALHLDPARVYASWEEMVERERARAEGDRIDFVTIVTPNVSHFAIAKAFIEAGFHVVCDKPMTTTVEDAEELCRLVKRYDTVFGLTHNYTGYPMVKQARELVRQGKLGTLRKVVAEYPQGWLAKAAGINMWRLDPSVAGISSAVGDIGVHAWHLARYVTGLELTALNADLTSFGKGYELEDDANLLVHYDGGARGVIYSSQISVGEENGLRLRVFGTEAGLDWRQEDPNYLHLLYADRASEVYKRGNDYLAPIARHNTRIPFGHPEGFIEAFANIYRNVARTIAARVAGEAPGEFDTDFPTVQDGARGVHFIHRAIDSGRQRDWVDARYAPPT, from the coding sequence ATGCCACTGAACAGGAAGGTGCGGTACGGGATGGTCGGCGGCGGGCCGGGGGCGTTCATCGGCGGAGTGCACCGGGCCGCCGCGGCGCTCGACGGCGAGATCGAGCTCGTCGCCGGCGCGTTCTCGTCGTCGGCGGAGAAGTCGCGGCAGCAGGGTGACGCGCTGCACCTCGATCCGGCGCGCGTCTACGCGTCGTGGGAGGAGATGGTCGAGCGCGAGCGCGCGCGCGCCGAGGGCGACCGCATCGACTTCGTGACGATCGTGACGCCGAACGTGTCGCACTTCGCGATCGCGAAGGCGTTCATCGAGGCCGGCTTCCACGTCGTGTGCGACAAGCCGATGACGACGACCGTGGAGGACGCCGAGGAGCTGTGCCGGCTCGTGAAGCGGTACGACACCGTGTTCGGCCTCACGCACAACTACACGGGCTACCCGATGGTGAAGCAGGCGCGCGAGCTCGTGCGCCAGGGGAAGCTCGGCACGCTGCGCAAGGTCGTCGCGGAGTACCCGCAGGGGTGGCTCGCGAAGGCGGCAGGGATCAACATGTGGCGCCTCGACCCCAGCGTCGCCGGCATCTCGTCGGCGGTGGGCGACATCGGCGTGCACGCGTGGCACCTCGCGCGCTACGTGACGGGGCTCGAGCTCACCGCGCTCAACGCCGACCTCACGTCGTTCGGGAAGGGCTACGAGCTGGAGGACGACGCGAACCTGCTCGTGCACTACGACGGCGGTGCGCGCGGCGTCATCTACTCGTCGCAGATCTCGGTCGGCGAGGAGAACGGGCTGCGGCTGCGCGTGTTCGGCACCGAGGCGGGGCTCGACTGGCGGCAGGAGGACCCGAACTACCTGCACCTGCTCTACGCGGACCGCGCGTCGGAGGTCTACAAGCGCGGCAACGACTACCTCGCGCCGATCGCGCGCCACAACACGCGCATCCCGTTCGGGCACCCCGAGGGGTTCATCGAGGCGTTCGCGAACATCTACCGCAACGTCGCGCGCACGATCGCGGCGCGCGTCGCCGGCGAGGCGCCGGGCGAGTTCGACACCGACTTCCCGACCGTGCAGGACGGCGCGCGCGGCGTGCACTTCATCCACCGCGCGATCGACAGCGGCCGGCAGCGAGACTGGGTCGACGCGCGCTACGCGCCGCCCACCTGA
- a CDS encoding glycosyl hydrolase, with the protein MSQLIARGVHAMLVAACLTIAAPRAHAQAGPLAWSAVGREQRPWTRWWWLGSAVDSAGLTRELRGLAAAGFGGVEVTAIYGAKGADSAYVPYLSPRWVQLLRHAATEARRFGMGLDMPPGSGWRTGGPFVPEADASASLRVTAEPVPSGGTWSADLTGKRIEAVTATAPGAAPVLVARLPAGPLRWTAPAGGAGPWTVYIAETRAPVDEVKRPAPGGEGHAIDPFSASAVRHFLAAYDERTRALPNGLVRAWFHDSYEYTGTGSPELFDTFRRLRGYDLALHLPELLGRGSADSVARVKSDYRETLSDMLLANFLGPLTAWAHTRGGLSRNQAHGSPGNLLDLYAAVDIPETEIFGPVDTTDANRLINKFASSAAHVSGKPLASAESFTWLEEHFSVALDEVKRAADGMFLGGINHLLYHGTAYSPAGIAWPGWEFYASAEFNPRNAFWRDLPAFNRYVARVQSELQRGRPDEDVLLYWPVWDNWHDPAGLRMDFNVRDVGRTTSWLGGKPVGDVAKALIATGVGFDYVSDRLLAAHVTAPNGRLQAGGASYRAIVVPPTQHMPVETMRRLLNLARDGATVVFLGALPTDVPGLAELEARRGALAAEEKRVRIADASGMRTGVVGRGRVLVGDSLATLLDAAGVRREPMTARAGVHFIRRRTDAGHSYFVAHTGNGDAVDGWVALGVRAASVAILDPMTGRTGFARTRRQGDRTEAYLQLDPGESLILRAFDRAVTGAAWPYRTPAGAPVALRGRWTVAFVDGGPTLPKGFSADSLLPWTGLGDADADRFAGTARYALRFDAPGSASDYLLDLGRVEASARVRLNGRDLGTLVARPFRVRTGPLQPSGNVLEVEVTNLSANRVRDLDVRGVPWKIFRDINYVNLDYKPFDASTWPVRTSGLVGPATLTPLASGPRM; encoded by the coding sequence ATGTCGCAGCTCATTGCTCGGGGTGTTCACGCGATGCTGGTCGCCGCGTGCCTAACGATCGCGGCGCCACGCGCGCACGCGCAGGCCGGTCCGCTCGCATGGTCCGCGGTCGGCCGCGAGCAGCGCCCGTGGACGCGCTGGTGGTGGCTCGGGAGCGCGGTCGACTCGGCAGGGCTCACGCGCGAGCTGCGGGGGCTCGCCGCCGCGGGATTCGGCGGCGTGGAGGTGACGGCGATCTACGGCGCCAAGGGGGCCGACTCGGCGTACGTGCCGTACCTGTCGCCGAGGTGGGTGCAGCTGCTGCGTCACGCGGCGACCGAGGCGCGGCGGTTCGGCATGGGGCTCGACATGCCGCCCGGATCCGGCTGGCGCACCGGCGGCCCGTTCGTGCCGGAGGCCGACGCGAGCGCGTCGCTCCGCGTCACCGCGGAGCCGGTCCCGTCGGGCGGCACGTGGAGCGCCGATCTCACCGGCAAGCGCATCGAGGCGGTCACGGCCACCGCGCCGGGCGCGGCGCCGGTGCTCGTCGCGCGCCTTCCCGCCGGGCCGCTGCGCTGGACGGCCCCCGCCGGCGGCGCGGGCCCGTGGACGGTCTACATCGCGGAGACCCGCGCGCCGGTGGACGAGGTGAAGCGCCCCGCGCCCGGCGGCGAGGGACATGCGATCGATCCGTTCTCCGCCAGCGCCGTTAGGCACTTCCTCGCGGCGTACGACGAGCGCACGCGTGCGCTGCCGAACGGGCTCGTGCGGGCGTGGTTCCACGACTCGTACGAGTACACCGGCACCGGGTCGCCGGAGCTGTTCGACACGTTCCGCCGGCTGCGCGGCTACGATCTCGCGCTGCACCTCCCCGAGCTGCTCGGCCGCGGCAGCGCCGACTCCGTCGCACGCGTGAAGTCGGACTACCGCGAGACGCTGAGCGACATGCTGCTCGCGAACTTCCTCGGGCCGCTCACCGCGTGGGCGCACACCCGCGGAGGGCTGAGCCGCAACCAGGCGCACGGCTCGCCCGGCAACCTGCTCGACCTCTACGCCGCCGTCGACATTCCGGAGACGGAGATCTTCGGCCCCGTCGACACCACCGATGCGAACCGTCTCATCAACAAGTTCGCGTCGTCGGCCGCGCACGTGTCGGGGAAGCCGCTCGCGTCGGCGGAGTCGTTCACGTGGCTCGAGGAGCACTTCTCCGTCGCGCTCGACGAGGTGAAGCGCGCCGCCGACGGCATGTTCCTCGGCGGCATCAACCACCTGCTGTACCACGGCACCGCGTACTCGCCCGCCGGCATCGCGTGGCCCGGGTGGGAGTTCTACGCGTCGGCCGAGTTCAACCCGCGCAACGCGTTCTGGCGCGACCTGCCGGCGTTCAACCGCTACGTGGCGCGCGTGCAGTCGGAGCTGCAGCGCGGACGCCCGGACGAGGACGTGCTGCTCTACTGGCCGGTGTGGGACAACTGGCACGACCCGGCGGGGCTGCGCATGGACTTCAACGTGCGCGACGTCGGCCGCACGACGTCGTGGCTCGGCGGCAAGCCGGTCGGCGACGTCGCGAAGGCGCTCATCGCGACCGGCGTGGGCTTCGACTACGTGTCCGACCGGCTGCTGGCCGCGCACGTCACCGCGCCTAACGGCCGGCTGCAGGCGGGCGGCGCGTCGTACCGCGCGATCGTCGTGCCGCCGACGCAGCACATGCCGGTGGAGACGATGCGCCGCCTGCTGAACCTCGCGCGCGACGGCGCCACGGTGGTGTTCCTCGGCGCGCTCCCGACCGACGTGCCCGGGCTCGCGGAGCTCGAGGCGCGGCGCGGCGCGCTCGCGGCCGAGGAGAAGCGCGTCCGTATCGCCGACGCGAGCGGAATGCGAACCGGCGTCGTGGGGCGCGGCCGCGTGCTCGTGGGCGACAGCCTCGCCACGCTGCTCGACGCCGCCGGCGTGCGCCGCGAGCCGATGACGGCGCGCGCAGGCGTGCACTTCATCCGCCGACGCACCGACGCGGGGCACAGCTACTTCGTCGCCCACACCGGCAACGGCGACGCGGTCGACGGCTGGGTCGCGCTCGGCGTCCGGGCCGCGTCGGTCGCGATCCTCGATCCGATGACCGGACGGACTGGGTTCGCGCGCACGCGGCGCCAGGGCGATCGGACGGAGGCGTATCTGCAGCTCGATCCGGGCGAGTCGCTGATCCTGCGCGCGTTCGACCGCGCGGTGACCGGGGCCGCGTGGCCGTATCGCACGCCGGCCGGGGCGCCGGTGGCGCTGCGCGGGCGCTGGACGGTGGCGTTCGTCGACGGCGGCCCGACGCTCCCGAAAGGGTTCAGCGCCGACTCGCTGCTCCCGTGGACGGGGCTCGGCGACGCGGACGCGGACCGCTTCGCGGGCACGGCGCGCTACGCGCTGCGGTTCGACGCGCCGGGCTCGGCGAGCGACTATCTGCTCGACCTCGGGCGCGTGGAGGCGAGCGCGCGCGTGCGGCTGAACGGCCGCGACCTCGGCACGCTGGTGGCGCGCCCGTTCCGCGTCCGCACCGGACCGCTGCAGCCGAGCGGCAACGTGCTCGAGGTGGAGGTGACGAACCTCTCGGCGAACCGCGTGCGCGACCTGGACGTGCGCGGCGTGCCGTGGAAGATCTTCCGCGACATCAACTACGTGAACCTGGACTACAAGCCGTTCGACGCGTCGACGTGGCCGGTGCGGACGTCGGGGCTCGTCGGGCCGGCGACGCTGACGCCGCTGGCGAGTGGGCCGCGGATGTGA
- a CDS encoding sugar phosphate isomerase/epimerase family protein yields the protein MPRPVTLFTGQWADLPLETVAAKAKSFGYDGLELACWGDHFEVDKALADDRYVQSRRDILEKHGLAVYAISNHLVGQAVCDRIDERHKSILPPRVWGDGKPDGVQRRAAEEMQNTARAAKALGVKVVPGFTGSAVWPLLYSFPPNAPGMIDAGYRDFADRWNPILDTFDEVGVRFALEVHPTEIAFDVSSAERALDAVGRREAFGFNYDPSHFGYQGVDYVLFIERFADRIYHAHMKDVWWSDVPKPSGVFGGHLDFGHGDRYWDFRSIGRGKIRFEEIIRALNKIGYQGPLSVEWEDGAMDREFGAREACAKIKSLDFAPSNVAFDAAFARD from the coding sequence ATGCCGAGACCCGTCACGTTGTTCACGGGGCAGTGGGCGGACCTGCCGCTCGAAACGGTCGCCGCGAAGGCGAAGTCGTTCGGCTACGACGGCCTGGAGCTCGCCTGCTGGGGCGACCACTTCGAGGTCGACAAGGCGCTCGCCGACGACCGCTACGTCCAGTCGCGCCGCGACATCCTCGAGAAGCACGGCCTCGCGGTATACGCGATCAGCAACCACCTCGTGGGCCAGGCGGTGTGCGACCGCATCGACGAGCGGCACAAGAGCATCCTCCCGCCGCGGGTGTGGGGCGACGGCAAGCCGGACGGCGTGCAGCGGCGAGCCGCGGAGGAGATGCAGAACACGGCGCGCGCGGCGAAGGCGTTAGGCGTGAAGGTCGTGCCCGGGTTCACCGGCTCCGCGGTCTGGCCGCTGCTCTACAGCTTCCCGCCGAACGCGCCGGGGATGATCGACGCCGGCTACCGCGACTTCGCCGACCGCTGGAACCCGATCCTCGACACGTTCGACGAGGTGGGCGTACGCTTCGCGCTCGAGGTGCATCCGACCGAGATCGCGTTCGACGTGTCGTCGGCCGAGCGCGCGCTCGACGCGGTGGGACGCCGCGAGGCCTTCGGCTTCAACTACGACCCGAGCCACTTCGGCTACCAGGGCGTGGACTACGTGCTGTTCATCGAGCGGTTCGCCGACCGCATCTACCACGCGCACATGAAGGACGTGTGGTGGTCCGACGTGCCGAAGCCGTCGGGCGTGTTCGGCGGCCACCTCGACTTCGGGCACGGCGACCGCTACTGGGACTTCCGCTCGATCGGCCGCGGCAAGATCAGGTTCGAGGAGATCATCCGCGCGCTGAACAAGATCGGGTACCAGGGGCCGCTCTCGGTGGAGTGGGAGGACGGCGCGATGGACCGCGAGTTCGGGGCGCGCGAGGCGTGCGCGAAGATCAAGTCACTGGACTTCGCGCCGAGCAACGTGGCGTTCGACGCGGCGTTCGCGAGGGATTGA
- a CDS encoding UbiA family prenyltransferase: protein MPADAIDAGGAREAPRTRPRVGRVRHAPDASAPHPLLPYFRLVRAPAVFSALGDPLAGLLIGAGRLPARRAARLSSAAALLYLAGMALNDLADRAEDARERPERPIPSGAVSPHAAALVGTALLMAGAVVARDAGARRTGPALAALVAAYDFDLKHSAALGPTAMGACRSLSLLMGVEAARRVDMRSGARPRTRRGREAAVLLGAYVAGLTLVARGETGAARRRELRLGATLAATALLASAWRGGARSVPWAAAVAALAGPAVARALREPAPATVGPAVGALIRAIPALDGALAAADAPGRALLLLPLLGLVRWGRALIPIT from the coding sequence ATGCCCGCTGACGCGATCGACGCCGGCGGGGCGCGCGAGGCGCCGCGCACCCGCCCGCGCGTTGGGCGCGTTAGGCACGCACCCGACGCGTCCGCGCCGCACCCGCTGCTGCCGTACTTCCGGCTGGTGCGCGCGCCGGCGGTCTTCTCCGCGCTCGGCGACCCGCTCGCCGGGCTGCTGATCGGCGCGGGACGGCTGCCCGCGCGCCGCGCGGCACGGCTGTCGTCGGCCGCGGCGCTGCTCTATCTCGCGGGGATGGCGCTGAACGATCTCGCCGACCGCGCCGAGGACGCGCGCGAGCGGCCGGAGCGGCCGATCCCGTCGGGGGCGGTGTCGCCGCACGCCGCGGCGCTGGTGGGCACGGCGCTGCTGATGGCCGGCGCCGTCGTGGCGCGCGACGCGGGCGCCCGCCGCACCGGCCCGGCGCTCGCCGCGCTCGTCGCGGCGTACGACTTCGACCTGAAGCACTCCGCCGCGTTAGGCCCGACGGCGATGGGCGCCTGCCGGTCGCTGTCGCTGCTCATGGGCGTGGAGGCGGCACGGCGCGTGGACATGCGGTCGGGCGCGCGGCCCCGCACTCGGCGCGGGCGCGAGGCGGCGGTGCTGTTGGGCGCGTACGTCGCCGGGCTCACGCTCGTCGCGCGTGGCGAGACCGGCGCGGCGCGGCGCAGGGAGCTGCGGCTCGGCGCCACGCTCGCGGCGACCGCGCTGCTCGCGTCGGCGTGGCGCGGCGGAGCGCGATCGGTGCCGTGGGCGGCCGCGGTCGCGGCGCTCGCCGGGCCGGCGGTCGCGCGCGCGCTGCGTGAACCGGCGCCCGCGACCGTCGGGCCCGCGGTCGGCGCGCTGATTCGCGCGATCCCAGCGCTCGACGGCGCGCTCGCCGCGGCCGATGCGCCCGGGCGCGCGCTCCTGCTCCTGCCGCTGCTCGGTCTCGTGCGCTGGGGCCGTGCGCTCATTCCCATCACGTGA
- a CDS encoding Gfo/Idh/MocA family protein has protein sequence MPPINVAVIGSGFMGAAHVDALRRVPNVAVVAIASADRPRAQEIAGQFGIPHVLDDWHDLLGRADVHAVHNCTPNNLHFEVNKALLGAGKHVLSEKPLTMTSAESSELVRLARDAGVATAINFNYRGYPLVQQARGMVQRGELGDLFVVHGHYLQDWLLYDTDYNWRLESAVSGKSRAIADIGSHWCDLVQFVTGRKITRVFAHLFRAHETRKKPTQEVETYKGKELGAPHEYDEVPIDTEDGGFVLAELEGGLRGSLVVSQVSAGRKNRQWIEVDGSKSALSWNQEEPNTLWIGYRDKPNETLIKDPSLMDANARGYAHYPGGHPEGYPDGPRNLFRNLYRYIAAGKKPGVDAADFPTFEDGHAEVVIVDAVLASHEQQRWVDVNH, from the coding sequence ATGCCACCGATCAACGTCGCGGTCATCGGCTCGGGCTTCATGGGCGCGGCGCACGTGGACGCGCTGCGGCGCGTGCCCAACGTCGCCGTCGTCGCCATCGCGTCCGCCGACCGCCCGCGGGCGCAGGAGATCGCGGGCCAGTTCGGCATCCCGCACGTGCTCGACGACTGGCACGATCTCCTCGGTCGCGCCGACGTGCACGCGGTGCACAACTGCACGCCGAACAACCTGCACTTCGAGGTGAACAAGGCGCTGCTCGGCGCCGGGAAGCACGTGCTGTCGGAGAAGCCGCTGACGATGACGTCGGCGGAGTCGTCGGAGCTCGTGCGGCTCGCGCGCGACGCCGGCGTGGCGACGGCGATCAACTTCAACTACCGCGGCTACCCGCTCGTGCAGCAGGCGCGCGGCATGGTGCAGCGCGGCGAGCTGGGGGATCTGTTCGTCGTCCACGGGCACTACCTGCAGGACTGGCTGCTCTACGACACCGATTACAACTGGCGGCTGGAGAGCGCGGTGAGCGGCAAGTCGCGCGCGATCGCCGACATCGGCTCGCACTGGTGCGACCTCGTGCAGTTCGTGACCGGGCGCAAGATCACGCGCGTGTTCGCGCACCTGTTCCGCGCGCACGAAACGCGCAAGAAGCCGACGCAGGAAGTGGAGACGTACAAGGGGAAGGAGCTGGGCGCCCCGCACGAGTACGACGAGGTGCCGATCGACACCGAGGACGGCGGCTTCGTGCTCGCGGAGCTCGAGGGCGGGCTGCGCGGCTCGCTCGTCGTGTCGCAGGTCAGCGCCGGCCGCAAGAACCGCCAGTGGATCGAGGTGGACGGCTCGAAGAGCGCGCTGTCGTGGAACCAGGAGGAGCCGAACACGCTGTGGATCGGCTACCGCGACAAGCCGAACGAGACGCTCATCAAGGACCCGTCGCTGATGGACGCGAACGCGCGCGGCTACGCGCACTATCCGGGCGGCCATCCCGAGGGCTACCCCGACGGCCCGCGCAACCTGTTCCGCAACCTCTATCGCTACATCGCGGCCGGGAAGAAGCCGGGCGTCGACGCGGCGGACTTCCCGACGTTCGAGGACGGGCACGCGGAGGTCGTCATCGTGGACGCGGTGCTCGCGAGCCACGAGCAGCAGCGCTGGGTCGACGTGAACCACTAG
- a CDS encoding sugar phosphate isomerase/epimerase family protein produces MSARPYRLGYNTNGFAHHRLEDALAIIAELGYRAVALTPDANHLPPDRTSAADLRAVRSLLERLDLAVVVETGARYVLDPRRKHRPTLLERDPADRARRLDFLVRCAEIASELGGDCVSFWSGIPAPGVSRDEAWSWLVDGVAEVCRRVEPLGVRPAFEPEPGMLAESLADWAALRDAVSSPALGLVLDVGHVPCTESITAGDAIRRHGAELRTLHLDDSRGGVHEHLQIGEGELDWPDIARALREVGFTGVAAFELSRHSHAAPDAARVAIERFLAADRH; encoded by the coding sequence ATGTCGGCGCGCCCGTACCGGCTCGGCTACAACACGAACGGCTTCGCGCACCACCGGCTCGAGGACGCGCTCGCGATCATCGCGGAGCTGGGCTACCGGGCCGTCGCGCTGACGCCCGACGCGAACCACCTGCCGCCCGACCGCACCTCGGCGGCCGATCTGCGCGCGGTCCGCTCGCTGCTCGAGCGCCTCGACCTCGCGGTGGTGGTGGAGACCGGCGCGCGCTACGTGCTCGACCCGCGCCGCAAGCACCGCCCCACGCTGCTCGAGCGCGACCCCGCCGACCGCGCGCGGCGTCTCGACTTCCTCGTGCGCTGCGCCGAGATCGCGTCGGAGCTCGGCGGCGACTGCGTGTCGTTCTGGTCGGGCATCCCCGCGCCCGGGGTGTCGCGTGACGAGGCGTGGAGCTGGCTGGTGGACGGCGTGGCCGAGGTGTGCCGGCGCGTCGAGCCGTTGGGCGTGCGCCCCGCGTTCGAGCCCGAGCCCGGGATGCTCGCCGAGTCGCTCGCCGACTGGGCAGCGCTGCGCGACGCCGTGTCGTCGCCCGCTCTCGGCCTCGTGCTCGACGTGGGCCACGTGCCGTGCACCGAGTCGATCACCGCCGGCGACGCGATCCGTCGGCACGGCGCGGAGCTGCGCACGCTCCACCTCGACGACTCGCGCGGCGGCGTGCACGAGCACCTGCAGATCGGGGAAGGGGAGCTGGACTGGCCCGACATCGCGCGCGCCCTGCGCGAGGTCGGCTTCACCGGCGTCGCCGCGTTCGAGCTCTCTCGCCACTCGCACGCGGCGCCCGACGCGGCGCGTGTCGCGATCGAGCGCTTTCTGGCCGCGGATCGTCATTGA
- a CDS encoding inositol-3-phosphate synthase: MKIWIVGARGAIATTLTVGLLAARRGLLPLEALLTETSPFGALDLPSLDDLEIGGCDLRPGTLAESVRATLDGVGSFSAPVIDAVMPALDEMRVTRGVLRGGGPAVEALAGEDREAGAAGTARDAVRRIGDDLRAFAGGTPTVVVNVASTEPPPHPSLAAWDAEALERALDADDPRIPASCLYAYAAITAGHPHVNFTPSGGAALPALAELARAAGVPLAGRDGKTGETLLKTALAPMFPIRALTVEGWYGTNILGNTDGLVLADPDNKASKITSKKGVLEGCLGYAPAGDVRIDYFPPLADHKVAWNFIQFRGWGGHRMRLQFTWEGTDSVLAAPLVLDVARLVMLAHRRGEAGPVGALGLFFKTPEGSDEMNLHRQYDALLRWAAAPVPNGIAAPDV; encoded by the coding sequence TTGAAGATCTGGATCGTTGGAGCCCGCGGCGCGATCGCCACGACGCTGACCGTGGGGCTGCTCGCGGCGCGCCGTGGTCTGCTGCCGCTCGAGGCGCTGCTCACCGAGACGTCCCCGTTCGGCGCGCTCGACCTGCCGTCGCTCGACGATCTGGAGATCGGCGGCTGCGACCTCCGACCGGGGACGCTGGCCGAGAGCGTGCGCGCGACGCTCGACGGCGTGGGCAGCTTCTCCGCGCCGGTGATCGACGCCGTGATGCCCGCGCTCGACGAGATGCGCGTCACGCGTGGCGTCCTGCGCGGCGGCGGCCCCGCGGTCGAGGCGCTCGCCGGCGAGGACCGCGAGGCCGGCGCCGCGGGCACGGCGCGCGACGCCGTCAGGCGCATCGGCGACGACCTGCGCGCGTTCGCGGGCGGCACGCCCACCGTGGTGGTGAACGTGGCGTCGACCGAGCCGCCGCCGCATCCGTCGCTCGCGGCGTGGGACGCGGAGGCGCTCGAGCGGGCGCTCGACGCCGACGACCCGCGCATCCCTGCGTCGTGCCTGTACGCGTACGCGGCGATCACGGCCGGGCACCCGCACGTGAACTTCACGCCGTCGGGCGGCGCGGCGCTCCCCGCGCTCGCGGAGCTGGCCCGCGCGGCGGGCGTGCCGCTCGCGGGGCGCGACGGCAAGACCGGCGAGACGCTGCTCAAGACCGCGCTCGCGCCGATGTTTCCGATCCGCGCGCTCACCGTCGAGGGATGGTACGGCACGAACATCCTCGGCAACACCGACGGGCTGGTGCTCGCCGATCCGGACAACAAGGCGAGCAAGATCACGTCGAAGAAGGGCGTCCTCGAGGGCTGCCTCGGCTACGCGCCGGCGGGCGACGTCCGCATCGACTACTTCCCGCCGCTCGCCGACCACAAGGTGGCGTGGAACTTCATCCAGTTCCGCGGCTGGGGCGGGCACCGCATGCGGCTCCAGTTCACGTGGGAGGGGACCGATTCGGTGCTCGCCGCGCCGCTCGTGCTCGACGTGGCGCGGCTCGTCATGCTCGCGCACCGGCGCGGCGAGGCGGGGCCCGTCGGCGCGCTCGGGCTCTTCTTCAAGACGCCGGAGGGGAGCGACGAGATGAACCTGCACCGGCAGTACGACGCGCTGCTCCGCTGGGCGGCGGCGCCGGTGCCTAACGGAATCGCCGCGCCGGACGTCTGA
- a CDS encoding alkaline phosphatase family protein: MRPTVVLLVVGLTSDLLGDDTPNLRAFAARGGLRPLRTIVPAVTCSVHATFTTGLLPRDHGAVANGWYFRDTAEVRLWVQSNHLVSGEKVWDAARRVDPSFTCAQLFWWYNMYSGADYTVTPRPMYPADGRKIPDAYTQPMALRDELNAQLGTFPLFNYWGPRADITTSRWIADCAKHIHDTRRPTLSLVYLPHLDYNLQRLGPDDPRIGADLRAIDAICGEMIEWAERDGARVVVLSEYGITPVTGAVHVNRALREAGLIQVRSELGRDMLDAGASEAFAVADHQIAHVYVRRPERVPEVRALLERLDGVETVLDEEGKRAHGLDHPRSGELVAISSADRWFTYYFWLDDDRAPDYARTVDIHRKPGYDPVELFVDPAIRFPTAKVAGILARRKLLNSRALLDITPLDASLVKGSHGRPTDDPARGPVFISGDPSLAPDGDVRATDVKELLLRQVFAVRPDAARGLAHAR; the protein is encoded by the coding sequence ATGCGACCCACGGTCGTGCTGCTCGTCGTCGGCCTGACGAGCGATCTGTTAGGCGACGACACGCCGAACCTCCGCGCGTTCGCCGCGCGCGGCGGGCTGCGGCCGCTGCGCACCATCGTGCCCGCGGTCACGTGCTCGGTGCACGCGACGTTCACGACGGGGCTCCTGCCGCGCGACCACGGCGCGGTCGCGAACGGCTGGTACTTCCGCGACACGGCGGAGGTGCGGCTGTGGGTGCAGTCGAACCACCTCGTGTCCGGCGAGAAGGTGTGGGATGCGGCGCGGCGCGTCGACCCGAGCTTCACCTGCGCGCAGCTCTTCTGGTGGTACAACATGTACAGCGGCGCGGACTACACCGTCACGCCGCGCCCGATGTATCCCGCGGACGGGCGCAAGATTCCCGACGCGTACACGCAGCCGATGGCGCTGCGCGACGAGCTGAACGCGCAGTTGGGCACGTTCCCGCTGTTCAACTACTGGGGGCCGCGCGCCGACATCACGACGTCGCGGTGGATCGCGGACTGCGCGAAGCACATCCACGACACGCGGCGTCCCACGCTGTCGCTCGTGTATCTGCCGCACCTCGACTACAACCTGCAGCGGCTGGGCCCCGACGATCCGCGCATCGGCGCCGACCTGCGCGCGATCGACGCCATCTGCGGCGAGATGATCGAGTGGGCGGAGCGCGACGGCGCGCGCGTCGTCGTGCTCTCGGAGTACGGGATCACGCCGGTGACGGGCGCGGTGCACGTGAACCGTGCGCTCCGCGAGGCGGGGCTCATCCAGGTCCGCTCGGAGCTCGGGCGCGACATGCTCGATGCGGGGGCCTCCGAGGCGTTCGCCGTGGCCGACCACCAGATCGCCCACGTCTACGTCAGGCGTCCGGAGCGCGTGCCCGAGGTGCGTGCCCTGCTCGAGCGGCTGGACGGCGTCGAGACGGTGCTCGACGAGGAAGGGAAGCGCGCGCACGGCCTCGACCACCCGCGCTCGGGCGAGCTGGTCGCGATCTCGAGCGCCGACCGGTGGTTCACGTACTACTTCTGGCTCGACGACGACCGCGCACCCGACTATGCGCGTACGGTGGACATCCACCGCAAGCCTGGCTACGACCCCGTGGAGCTGTTCGTCGATCCGGCCATCCGCTTCCCGACGGCGAAGGTCGCGGGGATCCTGGCGCGCCGGAAGCTGCTGAACTCGCGCGCGCTGCTCGACATCACGCCGCTCGACGCGTCGCTCGTGAAGGGCTCGCACGGCCGCCCCACCGACGACCCGGCGCGAGGCCCGGTGTTCATCTCCGGCGATCCGTCGCTCGCGCCCGACGGCGACGTGCGCGCCACGGACGTGAAGGAGCTGCTGCTGCGGCAGGTGTTCGCGGTGCGCCCCGACGCGGCGCGTGGGCTGGCACATGCCCGCTGA